A single region of the Malaclemys terrapin pileata isolate rMalTer1 chromosome 4, rMalTer1.hap1, whole genome shotgun sequence genome encodes:
- the LOC128835454 gene encoding uncharacterized protein LOC128835454 isoform X2: MHQQWRYRIQSVQLSGEQQRLTAGVCLGAVREEDRSDFVCTKCKLVSILEEKVRGLEKQVSTLRCIRENEDFLDRRQEMLLRPQCSEDSEQVQQGQKDCEEVWQHVTSRRRKRSVHAPAMEIQMHRDGGVLC, encoded by the exons atgcaccagcaatggagatacag aatacaaagtgtacagctgagcggcgaacagcagaggctaacagcgggagtttgcctgggagctgtccgagaggag gacagaagcgactttgtctgcacaaagtgcaagctggtctccatattggaggagaaggttcgagggctggagaaacaagtatcaactctgcgttgcataagggaaaatgaagatttcctggacagacgtcaggagatgcttctacggccacaatgttctgaagattcagagcaggtgcagcagggacagaaggattgtgaggaggtttggcagcatgtgacctccagaagaagaaagaggagcgtccatgcaccagcaatggagatacag atgcacagagatggtggagtgctatgctga
- the LOC128835454 gene encoding uncharacterized protein LOC128835454 isoform X1 has product MEGERSAVVTCTGYVMFVFLPQDRSDFVCTKCKLVSILEEKVRGLEKQVSTLRCIRENEDFLDRRQEMLLRPQCSEDSEQAQQGQKDCEEVWQHVTSRRRKRSVHAPAMEIQVSNRFHVLSTGANAESGLDGPSEGREQKETPPIGRQKMHCPRDGGSTTTTPKRRRRVVVVGDSLLRGTESSICRPDRENREVCCLPGARIHDVTERLPRLIKPSDRYPFLLLHVGTNDTAKNDLERITADYVALGRRIKEFEAQVVFSSILPVQGKGRGRDRRIVEVNEWLRRWCRREGFGFFDHGMVFQEGVLGRDGLHLTKRGKSIFASRLANLVRRALN; this is encoded by the coding sequence atggaaggtgagcgatcagctgttgtaacctgcacaggttatgtcatgtttgtctttcttccgcaggacagaagtgactttgtctgtacaaagtgcaagctggtctccatattggaggagaaggttcgagggctggagaaacaagtatcgactctgcgttgcataagggaaaatgaagatttcctggacagacgtcaggagatgcttctacggccacaatgttctgaagattcagagcaggcgcagcagggacagaaggattgtgaggaggtttggcagcatgtgacctccagaagaagaaagaggagcgtccatgcaccagcaatggagatacaggtgagcaatcgtttccatgttctctctacaggtgctaatgcggagagtggactagatggcccatctgagggaagggagcagaaggagactccaccgattggaaggcaaaagatgcactgtcctagggatgggggttccacgaccaccactcccaagaggaggaggagggtggtggtggtcggggactccctcctcagggggactgagtcatctatctgccgccctgaccgggaaaaccgagaggtctgctgcttgccaggagctaggatacacgatgtgacggagagactgccgagactcatcaagccctcggatcgctaccccttcctgcttctccacgtgggcaccaatgatactgccaagaatgaccttgagcggatcactgcagactacgtggctctgggaagaaggataaaggagtttgaggcgcaagtggtgttctcgtccatcctccctgtgcaagggaaaggccggggtagagaccgtcgaattgtggaagtcaacgaatggctacgcaggtggtgtcggagagaaggctttggattcttcgaccatgggatggtgttccaagaaggagtgctaggcagagacgggctccacctaacgaagagagggaagagcatcttcgccagcaggctggctaacctagtgaggagggctttaaactag